DNA sequence from the Epinephelus fuscoguttatus linkage group LG2, E.fuscoguttatus.final_Chr_v1 genome:
TGGCTGTGCAAGTACCTTTGACGAAAGGTAAcggatttgatttgttttggaaaTAGCTAAAAGGCACTCCTACTCTTCGTACCTGCGTTTAAGCTTCGAGCCAACAGTAGGGAGAGGTTTGTGATTAAACTTCCTCCTGAGACTCTGGAGCTTCTGACTGTCGGCGAAACCGTAGACGGCTGACTGCCACGTGCCATCATGGATGCATCCACCCTGATcgaggaagacagacagacacacacagatatatgagaacatgaggagaaaaacatgacaGAGAGAATTAATTAAATGACAAAGGAGAATGTAAacaaggagaaaaacaaacacatttaagtGAAGGGTCTAGTTTGTAGGATATAGtaacatctagtggtgaggttgcagaactgtaACTTGTGTACCAAGCATGCAGGAGAACTACTTGGACTTATAAGTAGCTACACACCTCCTCTCCTGAACTGACAGTCAGGAAGCTCTCCACTGCGGTCAGCGTACCTGTGGatgagcacacatacacacatcatgTTGTGGCAGAGGCTAACATGACAATGAATAAATCATGAATAGCAACAGAAAGCGAGCAAGCGATCAGTGAATATTGTGTGTACGTTTGCAAATGAGTGTGTGCATACCCTTGAACTGGTCCCTGGTGTAGAGGACTCCCATGTCCGCAGGTATGGAGTCAAATCCACAGCTCCCGATGATGTAAACACCTTTGTCAGCTGCCTGGCTGCTGTAGTTCAACTGCATGCCCTCCAGAAACTGCATACACCCAgatagaaacacaaacacacatggaaaTGTGTAGaagcacaaataaaaacacatacacaagtgCTTTTTAGTCTGCCTGTTAAACAATAAATGGTTACTCTATATTATATACAATTCAACCATTTTTTGGAATTTTATCAAGGATAATTATGAAATTACGGTGAAGTTCTATCCTGAGGTGATGAAGGTGGTGGCTACTGTATGTAGCTTTCAGAGTGCCTTTAGGAACCAAGGCGCAGCCTCAGAACACACAGAAACTTGGGCTGTCAGAGTGACATGCTGTATTACACAGACTGGCATCTGACAGTGGGGGAAAACCGCTGTCATGCAGCCAAGTGAGAGATTATTTTGTCTAACAGGCTACAGCAGGCCTGTTCAGTTGGCGGCCCGTGGGCCACATCTGGCCCAGAAGGAACCTACGAGTGGCCCAGCATATATAAATCTACAtataaatctcacacacacttatattTCGGCCTGACTGAACTTGTAACTGAGCAGCCCTGGGCTACAGCATGAAACCCAGCATGACTCCCATTTAATTTAATCACACAAGTTCAATGTTAAATCATCTGTAGGATAGATCCATACTATGCCCAATGACAACATGCAGGCACAGACACAAGATTTAAAGTCTTATTTAACTATTTTTAAAGTCAGAAATATAGATATCAAGCAAAATAAATAGTGTATAGAGGTCAGTTACTTAAATGAGTTTCATctatattgtttacatttttaaatgttatatgtTACAAGTTTAGAGGAGTCAGGTCTTTGGGAAAggagagcattttttttttttaactttaaaggtccagtgtgtcagatttagggggagTTAGTGGTAACTAAAGTGAgtgttgcagattgcaaccagctgaaactcctctgggttaggattccttcagtgttcattattcaggaggtttttccactgggagccaaattatctgctctcttcctctccaaaacaaatggacgaggtaaaacctttaaaaaactaaataaaccagtttcaaaaaaaaatttgtgtttttacaacACTGCTCGTCGTAGAACTACGTGGGTTAagcaaaaacgcaaatggccctgttgagagccagtgtttggtttgtctgttctgggctactgtagaaatatggcgGTGCAACATAACAGACTTCATGgatgaggacccactccctacgTAGATATAAATATGCCATTCTAaggtaaaaaaaatgcaacaattcttattttcaggtgattaaatactaaagaaaacagtggttttatatcatattcaatttctgcaaatatatctgcctaaatcctacatactggatctttaattaactttatttattaaatttaaagcATGTATTGCATTCATAAGTGTAAGATTTAGGTCCCAcaacaggaaagaggaaaattaaaaaacactgcCCTGTAATGCTCTTACAGTATATGCAGTGATTAATGTTGTGCACACActattataaataaatacagcacTATGGGCACATACCTGAGGCTCTCCACTGATGTCGATATGGTGGGCTCCATTCTCCACACAGGCTTTGACCACTGGTTCTCCATAGAACCTGTactataaacacacaaacacacacacaaataaattaatacacTTTATTAATTTGTCCTCCTTTCTCTCCTAATTTGCTCAAtggctgattcacaatcaactaCAGTTCTTGTCACTGCTACATCCCTGTGCTGGTCTGAAGCTCCTCCAagtgtttgctttttaatgtgCCCCAGAGTTTGACAGATCTGGgaaaaactgcattttcctactctgcaccttggGCATGGAATAATCTGCTAAAAGTTCTGAAACTAGAAACTTTTATGTCCATTGaagaatttaagggcatcataaagaaagTGGTGATAGAATCATAtggttgtttttcttgagaggccgcAGAAATAAATAGCTATTCCTCTGTTGTATATGATGTATTTTAATATGTTGTGATTTTGCACTgctgctacctcggccaggtctctcttgaaaAGGAGAGTTTTGATCTCAGAGGGTCTTTCtagtaaaataaaagtaaaatgaataaataaaacacagccaCTTCTTTCTACCTATGAAGAAGAAAACTAGCACTTctgatcatttttctttttgattagtAAAAGAATAAAACTTGATCAGCCTCCGTTGACTCATACGATTATATGTTTATTCTACACAAATCTGATATTAAAGAAGCAATTGACACAACATGCATCAACACCTTCACCAAGAACTCAAAGAAACTTGCTCTGTCTCAGCTTTTATCTACAATGTCAAAACCAATTTACTCCCTTGCATATTACAGGACAACTGGACATCTCAAGGTCTTTCGCTTATCATTACTACTGGACAGCCTACTCCTCCACACATGAAGTTGGCCAAGTGTAAAGGTCATATGAGGCCCCTTAAGTTATGAAaccatgaaaatgcaaaaacatatttcttcATTTCTAATTAATTTTTCTGACTCaacctgctgcagcaacaacCCGTGTGACATGATCCCTCACTGGctttccacacagacacactgcagctgcagaTTCCAGCTCTCCCGGCAAATCCGGTTTAACTTGTTCCTTGTACTGTCATGCGTTTCATATACACATGTtcaatattaagtgtaagtcaTATGATTCATGTGATTCTTATGAGCTGGCATCTACCTGTGGTCTTTAACAGTAATcctcatttgtttaattttgtttcaaGTTACACTGCACAGTCCAACTTGAAGAGTGAGGTACATTCTTCCTTTGAAACACTCCTTGTTCTTGTTCCTGTTCTTTAGACTGTTATGTAAGACGTGGAGTTTATGGAATACGCTGTTGTCTTTTGCACGTTGATAATACcagatttattacatttttactcACACAGGAAAAGCTGAGTGGCTTTGCATTGtcaatattaaaaacactgaaagtgaaaagaaagacaagacAGTCCATCTGCTTTTGGCTTAAACTGTGGGTCTCTGTTTCAACCAAGCTGGTAAAGTGGAAGAATTTGGCTTAAAACAAGAACCTGAATGATGCACAGGAGGCAAAGCAGTGCTGGAAACCTACTTTCCATTCTGACTTTAACACAATACGGCTTATTGTGTGCTGTAAGTCAGTGGCCTTCATTGTGTAAATGaaggctgctctgtgtgtgtgtgagagagaaagagacagaggaagagaggaacagaaaaaaacagggaTACGCTGAGCTACACTGATGCCAAAGAGAGATGCCAACATGCCGATGTTGTGAGACCATGAGAGGAAAAAAGTAGTCGGTCATGGATGGGCGCAAGTTTTGTGTGTTAAGGAAACATTATCACAGGCGCAGTGTGACAGTCTACTTACAGGCCCCACGCAGTTGAGGACGATCACAGCCTGTTTGCACATGGCTGCCAGGGAGTCTGGTTCTTCTACATCTGCCACAAGGATGTCCACCTCTGACCTCAGCTCAGGCTTAcctacacgcacacacgcacacacactttgtaAGGGTGGGTGCTGTAGCTTATTTCAATACAAATGTTTGGAATACAATTCTCCCACAACGGTCTTCATGGTTCACACAATTAAAGATATTCATGATTCCCAggtttgagtgtgtgtacacTGTAAATAAAGGAGGAACAACCCACAACAGGCTACAAGTGCACAAATGAAATTTCTTGTTTTTGAACTTTTATAcctttttaaatgtactttagATGCCAATGATTAGACGTCTACATAAGGACGGAACGTGCAAAAACTATAtaagctgtttttaaatgtgccacTGTAACTGTTTGGGGCACATTTCTGTTTCAAACTTTTCAGTGTTGACTGAACAAATAGACTAGCTAACTTGCCAggctgtgtgtgctgtaatggACGAGGATTGTACAGTGAGCAGGTTTGTTCCGTCAGCTGTTGCACACTCCCTGAGGAGAAAGCCGCAGAGGAGGGGACAACAGAATAACTATCTAATCCTCTGGAAACTCACATTACTATCATGACAGCAGAATAGCTCCCTGGTCTTGATCGAGGGATGGGCTTTATTTTCCATGTTTAGAGCGTTGCATGGATACAAATCGTAAACCTGGAAAATTACAGGCATACTAAATACATGTATGCTGCTATTCAGTAAACATTTGCTATTTGCTGCTATTCAGTAAACATTTCTTtcatgttctttctttctttctttcaaacaTTCACATATTAATTGCATTTGGGGGAattatatttctatttctgttagagctgaaatgataagtcaattaactgattagtcaataaacagataaatgaattgtattttttatatttgattaACCATTTAAGTTGTTTATGAAGCAAAAGGCAAAAAGTTTACAGgataaagtttttaaaaaggcagaacttcctgtttttctccattttgtGAAACTGTAACCTCGATATTTTTGACTTTTGGGCTTTTGGTGAATGTGGACTCTGATGAGGGTAATTGTGATGGGCACTCTCTGTCATTTTCTTCCATGAAATAgacattaatattaataataataatactgtttatatagcaccttaaaagagtttacaaagtgctttgacaatCAAAACAATGCAGAAGCAAGAAACCCCAGAGGCAATATGTCAGTAGAAACTAAACTATAATGCTGAAACAAGgccaaacaaaaatacagataaaattAAACAAGAGATCAGATGCAAAAACCTGTTGCAAAGAAGACagatgagaaataaaaaataaaaaaaaacaaaacataccaataaaagtaaatacaatagaAGAATAAAAGCATCAACACAAATCATTATTGCAGGATCAAGATAGAATAAGAAGATAATAAAAAAGATAAGAGCCGACATCACATAAAGGCAAGTCTGTAAAAATGGGTTTTAAGAGGTGATTTAAAAGAAGTGACAGATTCTGTGAACCTTCTCTCCTCTGGCAAGCCCTTCAAAACTCAAGGAGCCCTAAATTAGCTAGATAGAAAatgaattcatttaaaaaaacatgtacatATTGTtagtaaaatataataaaactaatcattagttgcagacCTATTTTCTGTCTTTGGAGTAGTCAAATGAAATGTATGCTGTTCAGAGAAAGCTGATTACAAAAGACTATGTCAACTAAAACTTAGATTGGTTAATCATTTACAGTATCAGGTAGAAATATCAACCATTTGGTGCTTACAGTTTCAGCAAGGCACAGTTTCCTGCTACAGTACATGTTCAAGTTCATGATTTTGGCTAGATTAAGTTAGCAAATATAGACAACAGGGGTGGGGCAGTATTTTTGTGTACTAATATTGTAAGTcttgattttttaaatataaaatattgatattaCAAATACAGATGAATCTTTTGGTGGCCTGTGAGAATAATAAAATCTTTAGCCTTTTCAAGACACTAGAAACAACCTGCTGCactaaaaatgttttgctgtgAGATGAACAggctgaaaactttattttttagataaaagattttaaaaaatgtatcctTTCGGGACATAATTTGCATAAAATTTAACAGAGTAAAAGATTGAATGCATAATTATTTTAGTGATGTGATTACATTATCAATTGCAACCAACAATAATAGcagttatttaatttatatgGTCAACTTTTGTTGCAACATCGCTTGTACTTTGGAGTTCAATCACATCTTAAGGGTAAAAGTGTTAAACTGATTATTATCAGCAGGTCCAACGTGGATAGATTAGTCATCCTGAGTCGGGGTTAAGCAATTTCCCTTTGCCTCAGAAACCCATGGTATGCTTGTACAATCAGTACAATCAACTACAGTATCCTTTCATTTAACTTCACCTCTGTTGAACAGATTAATTGTGAAGCTGTCCCTGCTTCAGCACGCACAACTAATGCAATCGTTGAGATACATACTGAGGACTCCGGCGGCCTGCTCCAGAACTTTTTCTAGCTTCTGCTTGCTCCTGCCTGCCACGGCCCACTTCAGGTTCCCTTTCGGACCCTCGGATACAGTCCGagccacctcctccaccacaaACTGTCCCGTGAACCCAGAGGCTCCGAAGATAACCAGGTGGTACGGCCTGCTGGATGATGTCTCAATACGCGCCATTGTGACAGCACACAAGCTGGGGGAGCTCACTCACTGCGATACCTTCACCTCTGATGGACTGACAGGACTGCTGCATGCAGCTCTGACAGCGCTTCTTTGTCTACTTCCGTAGCAACATTATGCTAATATGCTAACAGATTTTAACAACAGCGGTAGTTTCTTTATCTTCCCAAACAACTGCATATAAAGAAAGTATGTTACGTTAAGAGTGTAACTGTGAGCAAATAATAGATTTATACAGTAATGCGCAAGCTTTACCaaacgtcttttttttttagatttacaTATTAGCAAAGATGCTCTGACGTCAGCGTGACAATTTCTTCGAGTTTCTGATTGGTTCTCGTAGAAGTCGCTAGTCAATGACGTCAATCACACGCGCCTGCAGCACCACGAGAGTGGCAAAAGCATTGCGAAGGGTCGGGCTACTGATGGCTCAATGTCACGGAGTTTTTCCAGCAAACCTAAAGCGATGGACCACTGTTAAATCACCGATGTCGTTAGATTTGGATATATATTGAATAGTCTTCAGTAAGGTATGTTGGTGTTTTCCCGATAAAACGACATTAAATGCATTTTAGTTGTAAGTGACGTTAGTGTATGGCTAGCCGGTCGGCTAGCAGTTTTGATAGCGTCAGTATCACTAAACTGTTAAACGCCTTCCTGTAACAGATTTTCTATGAGGTTGTTATGTGCATGTTTGGCGACTCGATTACCAAAGTCCTTCAATCTACAGTGTGATTAAAGTGTAAATCTCTCCAGTGAGGCCGATAGGGTGAAGCCATCAAACATTAAGGAGAAGTGAGGGTGTACCTCCCCACGTGCTAGGATTAACGTTACTTATTGTACTCACGGTGACACACACCGGTTCTGCAGTATTAATTGTTCtgtattattgtaattttatatTAACGTAATCACTTAGAACATTCAAAGCCTCTATCTACCCTTTGGATACCATAATTAAATACTGTTAGCCGGCATAGCAAATTTTGAGCAAGAGTTCTGGAGTCATGCTTGTTACCAAAGTAAGTTACTGTCGGCAACGTTACATATGTAAATGTAAGTTAGTTACACTTAAATGTCTGTTATTCATAACCTCATGATATCCATCCTCCCACCCCTAGGCAGTGACCTCTTGAAGAGGTCCCCTAGTTTTCATCCCTGTTCCTCCTCTGTGGTTTCAGATCCACTGATCCACCATGTCCATCCAGATTTGTGGAGTGGTGAAGCTGCTTATGCGCTCCGGTTGCTGCCAGACCATCAGAAGTAGGTCCTGTTTGCACAAACCAGTGTTGGCACCTCATTCTGACCTTGTGGTCCCCGGGGCTCCTGTGCTTCATAGAAGGGCCTACAGCCTAGACTCTCTCTCTTCGGGTCCTGGCCGACCCACACTTGGTTCAAGCTCTCAGCAGCCCCGAACGGAAAGGACATCCCCATCCTCAGCGCTCACACACAGGA
Encoded proteins:
- the LOC125906347 gene encoding saccharopine dehydrogenase-like oxidoreductase — encoded protein: MARIETSSSRPYHLVIFGASGFTGQFVVEEVARTVSEGPKGNLKWAVAGRSKQKLEKVLEQAAGVLSKPELRSEVDILVADVEEPDSLAAMCKQAVIVLNCVGPYRFYGEPVVKACVENGAHHIDISGEPQFLEGMQLNYSSQAADKGVYIIGSCGFDSIPADMGVLYTRDQFKGTLTAVESFLTVSSGEEGGCIHDGTWQSAVYGFADSQKLQSLRRKFNHKPLPTVGSKLKRRGALFFSNEIQQYTVPFMGSDPSVVKRTQRFLVEEHEAKPVQYGAYAGVGGIGNVIKMMFAGMLFWFLVKFSFGRNLLIKYPEFFSFGVFSKAGPTRKQMEASSFQFAFYGEGYTEEQDPSQGKPNAKIRTLVQGPECGYVATPIAMVQAALTILNEPTALPKTGGVYTPGAAFAKTTLIDRLNKHGIQFSVI